One Kineococcus endophyticus genomic region harbors:
- a CDS encoding MFS transporter, with product MTLDTRTIPAPRSGRWVDDHDPEDVRQWESTGRRRAQRNLWLSIFAEFLGFSVWQLWTIVTPSLNSAGFALTADQMFWLIAVPNLVGATLRFPYTFAVPRFGGRNWTVVSALLLLVPCIGLAVVVQNPQTPFWVMVLVAATAGVGGGNFASSMANISFFYPEREKGAALGLNAAGGNLGVAVVQLVIPVVVVVGGGLALDRAGLVVVPLAVLAAVLAWRSMDNLSTAKADLAGYAAAVRNKHTWIVSFLYIGTFGSFIGYAGVFPLLIKQQFPEIGFSWGFVGLPQVPLTLAFLGALVGSLARPTGGRLADRWSGADVGVAAYAVMALGALGVIASLAAGSFAGFFASFLLLFVASGVGNGAVYRMIPAIFRAGIDVAADPQGLVLAKRQAAACIGIASGIGAYGGFIIPRVFAESLKTGSLQPALLAFVGFYAVCAVVTVAVYKVGSAQRFAGTRI from the coding sequence ATGACCCTGGACACCCGCACCATCCCGGCTCCCCGGTCCGGCCGCTGGGTCGACGACCACGACCCCGAGGACGTCCGGCAGTGGGAGTCGACCGGCCGCCGGCGGGCCCAGCGCAACCTGTGGCTGTCGATCTTCGCCGAGTTCCTCGGCTTCTCCGTCTGGCAGCTCTGGACGATCGTCACGCCGTCGCTGAACAGCGCGGGGTTCGCCCTCACCGCCGACCAGATGTTCTGGCTCATCGCCGTGCCGAACCTCGTCGGGGCGACCCTGCGCTTCCCCTACACGTTCGCGGTCCCGCGCTTCGGCGGCCGGAACTGGACCGTCGTCTCGGCCCTGCTGCTGCTCGTCCCCTGCATCGGGCTCGCCGTCGTCGTGCAGAACCCCCAGACGCCGTTCTGGGTCATGGTCCTCGTGGCGGCCACGGCCGGTGTCGGGGGCGGGAACTTCGCCAGCAGCATGGCGAACATCTCGTTCTTCTACCCCGAGCGCGAGAAGGGTGCGGCGCTGGGGCTGAACGCGGCGGGCGGGAACCTCGGGGTCGCCGTCGTGCAGCTCGTCATCCCGGTCGTCGTGGTCGTCGGCGGAGGTCTGGCCCTGGACCGGGCCGGACTCGTCGTCGTCCCGCTGGCGGTGCTCGCGGCGGTCCTGGCCTGGCGCTCCATGGACAACCTGTCCACCGCCAAGGCCGACCTCGCCGGGTACGCCGCCGCGGTGCGGAACAAGCACACGTGGATCGTGTCGTTCCTCTACATCGGGACGTTCGGGTCCTTCATCGGCTACGCCGGGGTGTTCCCGCTGCTCATCAAGCAGCAGTTCCCGGAGATCGGTTTCTCCTGGGGTTTCGTCGGTCTGCCGCAGGTTCCGCTGACGCTGGCCTTCCTCGGGGCGCTCGTCGGATCGCTCGCCCGTCCCACCGGCGGGCGGCTCGCCGACCGCTGGTCCGGCGCCGACGTCGGCGTCGCGGCCTACGCCGTCATGGCCCTGGGGGCCCTCGGGGTCATCGCCTCCCTGGCCGCCGGCAGCTTCGCCGGGTTCTTCGCCTCCTTCCTCCTCCTGTTCGTGGCCAGCGGGGTCGGCAACGGCGCGGTGTACCGGATGATCCCGGCGATCTTCCGGGCGGGCATCGACGTGGCCGCGGACCCGCAGGGCCTGGTCCTGGCCAAGCGCCAGGCCGCCGCCTGCATCGGCATCGCGTCCGGCATCGGGGCCTACGGGGGGTTCATCATCCCCCGGGTGTTCGCCGAGTCGCTCAAGACCGGTTCGCTGCAACCCGCCCTGCTGGCGTTCGTCGGGTTCTACGCCGTCTGCGCGGTCGTCACGGTCGCCGTCTACAAGGTCGGCAGCGCCCAGCGCTTCGCCGGTACCCGGATCTGA
- the nirB gene encoding nitrite reductase large subunit NirB encodes MTDTTQRTAQSVTVPAPRGHRRRLVVVGNGMAGIRAVEEVLERGGAGAFDVTVFGDEPYGNYNRIMLSHVLSGEEAEDGIVLNPLSWYEENGIDLRAGVRVDHVDHAARVVHDAAGGRTPYDTLLIATGSTPFFPPMEGLHRGDGSLLEGVFAFRTLDDARALLENARTHRRAVVIGGGLLGLEAAHGLVTHGLEVDLVHSPPHLMNQQLGSDAGRVLRRKVEQLGIRVHTGVRTRGLLGTDRVSGVELPDGTVLAADFVVVAAGIRPNVEVGVSAGLDVDRGILVDDRMRTSAEDVYAVGECVQHRGQTYGLVAPLWDQASVLADHLTGAAPDAEYHGSRTSTKLKVAGVDVVAMGLSGPERDEDEFVVFSEPHRGVYLNAVVRDDRLVGATLLGDVRKAAVLAQHYDLGTPLPEERTRLLLDLGEVQEGAGAGDLADLDDAVQVCHCNGVTKGRIVGAVADGCTSTTAVMAKTKAGKGCGSCKDLVERITEWAAGGNLTVDETVGWYVPGVPLAKPELMAAIRERGLKSVSAVFRELAPGGVEDAKSKMGLTSLLRMMWPEGIVEERDGRFVNDRVHANIQRDGTFSVVPQMKGGVTTADQLRTIADVADKYDVGMIKVTGGQRIDLLGVPKEDLPKVWADLGMPSGYAYGKSFRTVKTCVGTDFCRFGLGDSTQLGIDLETRYQGVEAPAKLKLGVVGCPRNCAEAYVKDVGVVAVGSGRWEVYVGGAAGATVRKGDLLTTVTSPEEVVTLVGRFIQFYREWGNWLERTYEFVPRLGIERVRAVLVDDSDGMAAGLDERMQTTVENYRDPWQEGAEPVTTGQFRPALPLGMPTVRPSQVRS; translated from the coding sequence GTGACCGACACCACCCAGCGCACCGCGCAGAGCGTCACCGTTCCCGCCCCCCGGGGCCACCGCCGTCGCCTGGTCGTCGTCGGCAACGGCATGGCCGGCATCCGTGCCGTCGAGGAAGTCCTGGAGCGCGGCGGCGCCGGCGCCTTCGACGTCACCGTCTTCGGCGACGAACCGTACGGGAACTACAACAGGATCATGCTCTCCCACGTGCTGTCCGGGGAGGAGGCAGAAGACGGCATCGTCCTGAACCCCCTGTCCTGGTACGAGGAGAACGGCATCGACCTGCGCGCCGGGGTGCGCGTGGACCACGTCGACCACGCCGCCCGCGTCGTGCACGACGCCGCCGGTGGCCGCACGCCGTACGACACGCTCCTGATCGCCACGGGGTCCACGCCGTTCTTCCCCCCGATGGAGGGTCTGCACCGCGGTGACGGATCCCTGCTCGAGGGGGTGTTCGCGTTCCGCACGCTCGACGACGCCCGGGCGTTGCTGGAGAACGCCCGCACCCACCGGCGCGCGGTCGTCATCGGCGGCGGTCTGCTCGGACTGGAGGCGGCGCACGGGCTCGTGACGCACGGCCTCGAGGTCGACCTCGTGCACTCCCCGCCGCACCTCATGAACCAGCAGCTCGGTTCCGACGCCGGTCGGGTGCTGCGGCGCAAGGTCGAGCAGCTGGGCATCCGGGTGCACACCGGCGTGCGGACGCGGGGACTGCTGGGCACCGACCGCGTGAGCGGCGTGGAACTGCCGGACGGCACCGTCCTGGCCGCGGACTTCGTGGTTGTCGCGGCCGGCATCCGGCCCAACGTCGAGGTCGGCGTGAGCGCGGGCCTCGACGTCGACCGCGGGATCCTCGTCGACGACCGCATGCGCACCAGCGCCGAGGACGTCTACGCCGTCGGCGAGTGCGTCCAGCACCGCGGCCAGACCTACGGCCTCGTGGCCCCGCTGTGGGACCAGGCGAGCGTGCTGGCCGACCACCTCACCGGTGCGGCCCCGGACGCGGAGTACCACGGGTCCCGCACGTCGACGAAGCTCAAGGTCGCCGGCGTCGACGTGGTGGCGATGGGCCTGTCCGGCCCCGAGCGCGACGAGGACGAGTTCGTCGTGTTCTCCGAACCGCACCGCGGTGTCTACCTCAACGCCGTGGTCCGCGACGACCGGCTCGTGGGAGCCACCCTCCTCGGGGACGTCCGCAAGGCGGCCGTCCTCGCCCAGCACTACGACCTCGGCACACCGCTGCCGGAGGAACGGACCCGGCTGCTCCTCGACCTCGGAGAGGTGCAGGAGGGCGCCGGCGCCGGTGACCTCGCCGACCTCGACGACGCGGTTCAGGTCTGCCACTGCAACGGCGTCACGAAGGGCCGCATCGTCGGTGCCGTCGCGGACGGCTGCACGTCGACGACCGCGGTGATGGCGAAGACCAAGGCCGGCAAGGGCTGCGGTTCCTGCAAGGACCTCGTCGAGCGGATCACCGAGTGGGCCGCGGGCGGGAACCTCACGGTCGACGAGACGGTCGGCTGGTACGTCCCGGGGGTTCCGCTGGCCAAACCGGAGCTCATGGCGGCCATCCGCGAGCGCGGCCTGAAGTCCGTGTCGGCGGTGTTCCGCGAACTCGCCCCGGGCGGCGTCGAGGACGCCAAGTCGAAGATGGGCCTGACCTCGCTGCTGCGGATGATGTGGCCCGAGGGGATCGTCGAGGAACGCGACGGGCGGTTCGTCAACGACCGCGTCCACGCGAACATCCAGCGCGACGGCACGTTCTCCGTCGTCCCGCAGATGAAGGGCGGGGTCACCACCGCCGACCAGCTCCGGACGATCGCCGACGTCGCGGACAAGTACGACGTCGGGATGATCAAGGTCACGGGCGGACAGCGGATCGACCTGCTGGGCGTGCCGAAGGAGGACCTGCCGAAGGTGTGGGCGGACCTCGGGATGCCGTCGGGGTACGCGTACGGCAAGAGCTTCCGGACCGTGAAGACCTGCGTCGGGACCGACTTCTGCCGGTTCGGCCTCGGCGACTCCACCCAGCTCGGCATCGACCTCGAGACCCGGTACCAGGGCGTCGAGGCACCGGCCAAGCTCAAGCTCGGTGTCGTCGGCTGCCCGCGGAACTGCGCCGAGGCGTACGTCAAGGACGTCGGTGTCGTCGCCGTCGGGTCCGGCCGGTGGGAGGTCTACGTCGGCGGCGCGGCCGGGGCCACCGTCCGCAAGGGCGACCTCCTGACCACCGTCACCTCCCCGGAGGAGGTCGTCACGCTCGTCGGCCGGTTCATCCAGTTCTACCGGGAGTGGGGGAACTGGCTGGAACGCACCTACGAGTTCGTCCCGCGCCTCGGGATCGAACGCGTGCGCGCCGTCCTGGTCGACGACTCCGACGGCATGGCCGCCGGGCTGGACGAGCGCATGCAGACCACCGTGGAGAACTACCGCGACCCCTGGCAGGAAGGCGCCGAGCCCGTGACCACCGGACAGTTCCGTCCCGCCCTCCCCCTCGGCATGCCGACGGTCCGCCCCTCGCAGGTGCGGTCGTGA
- a CDS encoding Rieske (2Fe-2S) protein has translation MNAPADVLQDVCRVEDLPVGEGRTYVVDGEQVALFRHRSGRVSAVQAACPHAGGPLADGQVDESVVICPLHLTAFDLATGEATGGGEGTIAVHPCRVEAGVVRVGVDVR, from the coding sequence GTGAACGCCCCGGCCGACGTCCTGCAGGACGTGTGCCGCGTCGAGGACCTGCCCGTCGGGGAGGGCCGCACCTACGTGGTCGACGGCGAGCAGGTCGCGCTGTTCCGGCACCGCAGCGGCCGCGTCAGCGCGGTCCAGGCCGCCTGCCCGCACGCCGGTGGGCCGCTGGCCGACGGGCAGGTCGACGAGTCCGTCGTCATCTGCCCCCTGCACCTGACGGCCTTCGACCTCGCCACGGGCGAGGCGACGGGGGGTGGGGAGGGAACGATCGCGGTGCATCCTTGTCGGGTCGAGGCCGGCGTGGTCAGGGTGGGCGTCGATGTCCGCTGA
- the cobA gene encoding uroporphyrinogen-III C-methyltransferase, whose product MAPLYPLHLDVTGRRVLVAGGGPVAARRARDLVEAGADVLVVAPAVCEDLRDLLPLLTWEARDVDPADVADVWLVHTATGDPAADAAVAAAAEALHVWCVVAAEAAAGSAWTPVVVRRDVGGAPVTVSATAGGDPRRATGLREALSRWLDSGAAPLRRRRPGRGRVTLVGGGPGEVDLLTLRGRRRLAEADVVVVDRLAPTAVLVDLDPDVVVVDVGKTPDHHPVPQDEINRLLVEHAQAGRHVVRLKGGDPYLLGRGGEEVLACRAAGVDVEVVPGVTSAFAVPAAAGVPVTHRGLSRSVTVVSGHEDVDAAALASLDGTLVLLMGVTMLPRTADGLLAAGKAPDTPVAIVENGWRAGQRTTRGTLADIAVRAAQEGVRNPAVIVVGAVAALEGLADTTGEVTGEVTGTTTVAYRPHS is encoded by the coding sequence GTGGCACCGCTGTACCCCCTGCACCTCGACGTCACCGGACGGCGCGTCCTCGTCGCCGGCGGTGGGCCCGTCGCGGCGCGGCGGGCCCGGGACCTCGTGGAGGCCGGCGCCGACGTCCTCGTCGTCGCCCCGGCGGTGTGCGAGGACCTGCGCGACCTGCTGCCCCTCCTGACGTGGGAGGCGCGTGACGTGGACCCGGCCGACGTCGCCGACGTCTGGCTCGTCCACACCGCCACGGGCGACCCCGCGGCCGACGCCGCCGTCGCCGCGGCCGCCGAGGCCCTGCACGTGTGGTGCGTCGTCGCGGCGGAGGCGGCCGCCGGCAGCGCCTGGACCCCCGTCGTCGTGCGGCGCGACGTGGGCGGGGCGCCCGTCACCGTCTCGGCCACCGCGGGTGGTGACCCGCGGCGGGCCACCGGGTTGCGCGAGGCGCTGTCGCGATGGCTGGACTCCGGCGCCGCACCCCTGCGCCGCCGCCGCCCGGGCCGGGGTCGCGTGACCCTCGTCGGCGGCGGGCCGGGCGAGGTGGACCTGCTGACGCTGCGCGGCCGCCGCCGGCTCGCCGAGGCGGACGTCGTCGTCGTGGACCGCCTCGCGCCCACGGCCGTGCTCGTCGACCTCGACCCCGACGTGGTGGTCGTCGACGTCGGAAAGACCCCCGACCACCACCCCGTCCCCCAGGACGAGATCAACCGCCTCCTCGTCGAGCACGCGCAGGCGGGCCGGCACGTCGTGCGCCTCAAGGGCGGCGACCCCTACCTGCTCGGCCGCGGCGGCGAGGAGGTCCTCGCCTGCCGCGCCGCCGGCGTGGACGTCGAGGTGGTCCCGGGCGTCACGAGCGCCTTCGCCGTGCCCGCGGCGGCGGGTGTGCCCGTGACCCACCGCGGCCTGTCCCGCTCGGTCACGGTCGTGAGCGGCCACGAGGACGTCGACGCGGCCGCGCTGGCCTCGCTCGACGGGACCCTGGTCCTCCTCATGGGCGTGACGATGCTGCCGCGCACCGCCGACGGCCTCCTCGCAGCCGGCAAGGCCCCGGACACCCCCGTCGCGATCGTCGAGAACGGCTGGCGCGCAGGGCAACGCACCACCCGGGGAACGCTGGCCGACATCGCGGTCCGGGCCGCGCAGGAGGGCGTCCGCAACCCGGCGGTCATCGTCGTCGGCGCGGTCGCCGCGCTGGAGGGCCTGGCCGACACGACGGGCGAGGTCACGGGAGAGGTGACGGGGACGACGACGGTCGCCTACCGTCCGCACTCGTGA
- a CDS encoding uroporphyrinogen-III synthase, with protein sequence MTELLGVTIGITSDRRSGDMIATFERKGARVLHAPTMRIVPLTEDDQLLADTRDVIADPPDVVLVTTGIGLRGWVEAADAAGLAGPLLETMGRARVVARGPKATGVIRANGLREAWSAASEQTAEAVERLVADGVDGCSVVVQLHGAADEHQLAPLVAAGARVRGVSVYRWLPPADPDAVDRLVDLVAERALDAVTFTSAPGAVALLEVAQRRGRHEELVAAFGDGVVACAVGDVTAEPLRAVGIEPLIPDRWRLGALLRTLTAHLAENPVADVATVQGRLVVRAQTAVLDGVLLELAPGPRALLRRLAEAGGAVLSREDLLPALPGAADVHAVEVTIGRLRAALPDASLVRTVVKRGYRLETTT encoded by the coding sequence GTGACGGAACTCCTGGGCGTGACGATCGGCATCACCAGCGACCGCCGCTCGGGCGACATGATCGCCACCTTCGAACGCAAGGGCGCGCGCGTCCTGCACGCGCCGACCATGCGGATCGTCCCCCTGACCGAGGACGACCAGCTGCTGGCGGACACCCGCGACGTCATCGCCGACCCGCCGGACGTCGTCCTGGTGACGACGGGGATCGGGCTGCGGGGCTGGGTGGAGGCCGCGGACGCCGCCGGCCTCGCCGGGCCGCTGCTGGAGACGATGGGGCGGGCCCGCGTGGTCGCCCGCGGTCCGAAGGCGACGGGCGTCATCCGGGCCAACGGGTTGCGGGAGGCGTGGTCCGCGGCCTCGGAGCAGACCGCGGAGGCCGTGGAGCGGCTCGTGGCGGACGGGGTCGACGGGTGCTCGGTCGTCGTGCAGCTGCACGGGGCCGCTGACGAGCACCAGCTCGCCCCGCTCGTCGCCGCCGGCGCCCGTGTGCGGGGGGTGTCGGTGTACCGGTGGCTGCCGCCCGCGGACCCCGACGCCGTCGACCGGCTCGTCGACCTCGTCGCCGAGCGCGCCCTCGACGCGGTGACGTTCACGAGCGCCCCCGGCGCGGTCGCGCTGCTCGAGGTCGCGCAGCGGCGGGGCCGGCACGAGGAGCTCGTCGCGGCCTTCGGTGACGGCGTCGTCGCGTGCGCCGTCGGCGACGTGACCGCGGAACCGTTGCGGGCCGTGGGGATCGAGCCGCTGATCCCCGACCGGTGGCGGCTGGGCGCCCTGCTGCGGACGCTGACGGCGCACCTGGCCGAGAACCCCGTCGCCGACGTGGCCACCGTGCAGGGACGCCTGGTCGTGCGGGCGCAGACCGCCGTCCTCGACGGTGTCCTGCTGGAACTGGCCCCCGGGCCCCGGGCCCTGCTGCGCCGGCTCGCGGAGGCCGGGGGCGCCGTGCTGAGCCGGGAGGACCTGCTGCCGGCCCTGCCCGGGGCGGCCGACGTCCACGCCGTCGAGGTGACGATCGGCAGGCTGCGCGCCGCCCTCCCGGACGCCTCGCTCGTCCGCACCGTCGTCAAGCGCGGCTACCGACTGGAGACCACCACCTGA
- a CDS encoding sirohydrochlorin chelatase codes for MEPVLIACSHGTRSAAGQQVVDALRDAVRAARPGLVVEGAQVDVHGPYLADVVDRVCRDRDAVVVPLLLSSGYHVRVDIAQALERGGGRAVAAPALGPGPEVVDILLERLGSHDGPVVLAAAGSSDARAQADVEAAVGLLAERLGRPVTSGFLSAQEPTVADAVAAAGPRPVAVVSYLLAPGVFSARLASVGADVVTDPLGVHPGLVDLVLARYDATVRDTTFARSSPATSRAT; via the coding sequence ATGGAACCCGTCTTGATCGCCTGCTCGCACGGGACCCGTTCCGCCGCAGGGCAGCAGGTCGTCGACGCGCTGCGCGACGCCGTCCGGGCCGCGCGGCCGGGGCTGGTGGTGGAAGGCGCGCAGGTCGACGTCCACGGCCCGTACCTGGCCGACGTGGTGGACCGCGTCTGCCGGGACCGGGACGCCGTCGTCGTGCCGCTGCTGCTGTCGAGCGGCTACCACGTGCGGGTGGACATCGCGCAGGCCCTCGAGCGGGGCGGTGGCCGCGCGGTGGCGGCGCCCGCGCTGGGCCCGGGCCCGGAGGTCGTCGACATCCTGCTCGAACGGCTGGGCTCCCACGACGGGCCGGTCGTCCTCGCGGCGGCCGGGTCCTCGGACGCGCGGGCCCAGGCCGACGTCGAGGCGGCCGTCGGGCTGCTCGCCGAGCGGCTGGGGCGGCCCGTCACGTCGGGGTTCCTGTCCGCGCAGGAACCCACCGTCGCGGACGCCGTCGCCGCGGCCGGCCCGCGACCCGTGGCCGTCGTGAGCTACCTGCTGGCGCCCGGGGTGTTCTCGGCGCGACTCGCGTCCGTCGGGGCCGACGTCGTCACCGACCCCCTCGGGGTGCACCCCGGCCTCGTCGACCTCGTGCTGGCGCGCTACGACGCGACGGTGCGGGACACCACGTTCGCGAGGTCCTCCCCCGCCACCAGCCGCGCGACCTGA
- a CDS encoding 2-hydroxyacid dehydrogenase, translating into MSEHVVVSVPSESWARALGTLDGAEVVVWDGTGPAPDPAPALVVPPYVATPDVSALPDGVRAVQLLTIGYDGVPEQLPPDVLLCNASGVHETSTAELAVGLAVLSLRGLDDDVRSMASGEWKPSRRTSLADRSVLVVGWGGVGRAVAARLAPFECSVTAVGTRARVQDGVQVHAVEELPDLLPQHDVVVLACPLTDRTRGLVGAGFLAAMPDGALLVNVARGPVVDTAALVEAVRDGRIRAALDVTDPEPLPADHPLWSSPGVVVTPHVGGNSTAFRPRMVALLRAQVARLVAGEDLANVVSRTVAS; encoded by the coding sequence GTGAGCGAGCACGTCGTGGTGAGCGTCCCCTCCGAGTCCTGGGCCCGTGCGCTCGGGACCCTCGACGGCGCCGAGGTCGTCGTCTGGGACGGCACGGGCCCGGCCCCCGATCCCGCGCCGGCCCTCGTTGTCCCGCCCTACGTCGCGACCCCCGACGTCTCGGCGCTGCCCGACGGCGTGCGCGCGGTCCAGCTCCTGACCATCGGCTACGACGGAGTGCCCGAGCAGCTGCCCCCGGACGTGCTGCTGTGCAACGCCTCCGGCGTCCACGAGACGTCGACGGCCGAGCTCGCCGTGGGACTGGCGGTCCTGTCCCTGCGCGGCCTGGACGACGACGTCCGCTCGATGGCGTCGGGGGAGTGGAAGCCGTCCCGGCGCACGTCCCTGGCCGACCGGTCCGTCCTCGTCGTCGGCTGGGGCGGGGTCGGCCGCGCCGTCGCCGCCCGCCTCGCCCCGTTCGAGTGCTCCGTCACGGCGGTCGGGACCCGCGCGCGCGTCCAGGACGGCGTCCAGGTCCACGCGGTCGAGGAACTCCCCGACCTGCTGCCGCAGCACGACGTCGTCGTCCTGGCCTGCCCGCTGACCGACCGCACGCGCGGCCTGGTGGGCGCGGGGTTCCTCGCCGCGATGCCCGACGGAGCGCTGCTCGTCAACGTGGCCCGCGGCCCCGTCGTGGACACCGCAGCGCTCGTGGAGGCGGTGCGGGACGGGCGGATCCGCGCCGCGCTCGACGTCACCGATCCCGAACCCCTCCCGGCCGACCACCCGTTGTGGTCCTCGCCCGGCGTCGTCGTCACGCCGCACGTCGGCGGGAACTCCACGGCGTTCCGGCCGCGGATGGTGGCGCTGCTGCGTGCTCAGGTCGCGCGGCTGGTGGCGGGGGAGGACCTCGCGAACGTGGTGTCCCGCACCGTCGCGTCGTAG
- a CDS encoding PQQ-dependent sugar dehydrogenase — translation MTRRRTALAPAALVGTLLLGCSDSAQSPGTPTPTAAQPAPSTSASTPVDPSEIVAAAVGLPGDPVDVATGLDVPWGMAVLPDGTALVTLRDEARVVQVGPGVSTVLGADGPDGRVPDVVPGGEGGLLGIALSPEFSSDQHVFLYQTARDDNRVVRYTLAQNRLGEATPVLTGIPKNSTHNGGRIAFGPDGKLYVGTGDAQNRPAAQDPTSLGGKILRLNPDGTVPPDNPTAGSPLWSLGHRNPQGLGWDSTGRLIAAEFGQDEWDELNVIRPGGNYGWPEVEGPGDGGGRFVAPVQTWATDDASPSGITVTPDAVYVAALRGERLWRVPLNPDGPTGTPDAYLQGALGRLRTVEVGPDGSLWVLTSNTFRGEPRSGDDRLVSVPLSS, via the coding sequence GTGACCCGCAGACGCACGGCCCTCGCCCCGGCGGCCCTCGTCGGGACCCTCCTGCTCGGCTGCTCGGACTCGGCGCAGTCCCCCGGCACCCCGACCCCCACCGCGGCGCAGCCCGCTCCCTCGACGTCGGCCTCCACGCCGGTGGACCCCTCGGAGATCGTCGCGGCCGCCGTCGGGCTGCCCGGCGACCCCGTGGACGTCGCCACGGGGCTCGACGTGCCCTGGGGGATGGCGGTGCTGCCCGACGGGACAGCGTTGGTCACGCTGCGGGACGAGGCCCGCGTTGTGCAGGTCGGTCCCGGGGTCTCGACGGTCCTGGGCGCGGACGGTCCGGACGGGCGGGTCCCGGACGTCGTGCCCGGCGGCGAGGGCGGGCTGCTGGGGATCGCGCTGTCGCCGGAGTTCTCGAGCGACCAGCACGTGTTCCTCTACCAGACGGCCCGCGACGACAACCGCGTCGTGCGGTACACGCTGGCGCAGAACCGCCTCGGCGAGGCGACGCCCGTCCTGACGGGCATCCCGAAGAACTCGACCCACAACGGCGGGCGGATCGCCTTCGGCCCGGACGGCAAGCTCTACGTCGGCACGGGGGACGCCCAGAACCGTCCCGCGGCCCAGGACCCGACGTCGCTCGGCGGCAAGATCCTGCGGCTGAACCCCGACGGGACCGTCCCTCCGGACAACCCGACGGCCGGTTCACCCCTGTGGTCCCTGGGCCACCGCAACCCGCAGGGTCTGGGCTGGGACTCCACGGGTCGCCTCATCGCCGCGGAGTTCGGCCAGGACGAGTGGGACGAGCTCAACGTCATCCGGCCCGGCGGGAACTACGGCTGGCCCGAGGTCGAGGGGCCCGGGGACGGCGGCGGGAGGTTCGTCGCCCCCGTGCAGACGTGGGCCACCGACGACGCCTCGCCCTCGGGGATCACGGTCACCCCCGACGCCGTGTACGTCGCGGCGCTGCGCGGAGAACGCCTGTGGCGGGTGCCGCTGAACCCCGACGGACCGACCGGGACCCCCGACGCGTACCTGCAGGGAGCCCTCGGCCGGCTGCGGACGGTCGAGGTCGGGCCGGACGGGTCGCTGTGGGTCCTCACGTCCAACACGTTCCGCGGGGAACCCCGTTCCGGGGACGACCGCCTGGTGTCGGTGCCGTTGTCGTCCTGA
- a CDS encoding sulfite exporter TauE/SafE family protein — protein MPPDLTVPVLLLLLLAAFAAGWIDAVVGGGGLLQLPALLLVPGLSPVQALATNKLGSIFGTSTSALTYYRRARPDLRTALPMAAVALVGSFGGASIAAALPVAVFKPVIVVALITVATITVLRPALGASTSLRFSGHAHYRAAIAVGLAIGVYDGVLGPGTGTFLVIAMVSLLGYDFVQASAKAKIVNFSTNLGALLYFAPHGAVLWGLGLLLGIANTSGSYLGSRMAISQGTRFIRTVFLVVVAALIVKVGHDVWVENLSPLFS, from the coding sequence GTGCCTCCCGACCTGACGGTTCCGGTCCTCCTGCTCCTGCTGCTCGCCGCGTTCGCCGCGGGCTGGATCGACGCCGTGGTGGGTGGCGGCGGGTTGTTGCAACTGCCGGCCCTCCTGCTCGTGCCGGGCCTGAGCCCCGTGCAGGCGCTCGCGACGAACAAGCTCGGGTCCATCTTCGGCACCAGCACGAGCGCCCTGACGTACTACCGGCGCGCCAGACCCGACCTGCGGACCGCGCTGCCGATGGCGGCGGTCGCCCTCGTCGGGAGTTTCGGCGGAGCCTCCATCGCGGCGGCGCTGCCCGTCGCCGTGTTCAAACCCGTCATCGTCGTGGCGCTCATCACCGTCGCCACCATCACCGTGCTCCGGCCGGCGCTGGGAGCCTCGACGTCCCTGCGGTTCTCCGGCCACGCCCACTACCGCGCGGCGATCGCCGTCGGCCTCGCGATCGGCGTCTACGACGGGGTGCTCGGTCCGGGCACCGGGACGTTCCTCGTCATCGCCATGGTGAGCCTGCTCGGGTACGACTTCGTCCAGGCCAGTGCCAAGGCGAAGATCGTGAACTTCTCCACGAACCTCGGCGCGCTGCTGTACTTCGCGCCGCACGGGGCGGTCCTGTGGGGGCTCGGGCTGCTGCTCGGGATCGCGAACACGAGCGGGAGCTACCTGGGGTCCCGGATGGCGATCTCGCAAGGGACGCGGTTCATCCGCACGGTGTTCCTCGTCGTCGTGGCCGCCCTCATCGTCAAGGTGGGCCACGACGTGTGGGTCGAGAACCTCTCCCCGCTGTTCTCCTGA